The following proteins come from a genomic window of Alnus glutinosa chromosome 10, dhAlnGlut1.1, whole genome shotgun sequence:
- the LOC133878844 gene encoding type I inositol polyphosphate 5-phosphatase 10 isoform X3 — protein MPLGQDLKTFRVFAATWNVGGKSPHNGLNLDDILHADQSDIYVLGFQEIVPLNAGNVLVIEDNEPAAKWLALINQSLNKSSDSASRGLRPSASLAGSLFFSKPSLKKVSKTFRVESGRKLKTCNCIPELERKQSKDFCFRNQPHISEDEFSLEEDDDVSNGFGIGEISIPSSNDQMKYSLIASKQMVGIFVTVWVRKELVQHVSHLRISCISRGIMGCLRNKGCISVSMSLHQTSFCFVCSHLASGEKEGDELRRNTDVIEILKNTQFSKICRSPYSRAPDKILEHDRVIWLGDLNYRIALSYAETRKHLEQNAWDALLDKDQLKIEREAGRVFQGWREGKVYFAPTYKYFYNSDTYAGEANSKKKRRTPAWCDRILWYGAGIRQLSYIRRESQFSDHRPVCATFLVDVDVVTGGIKKGLSDSNMKVGIEELLPPRVAQHNKSLKRPP, from the exons CGATATTCTTCACGCAGACCAATCGGACATATATGTCTTGGG TTTTCAGGAAATTGTCCCTTTAAATGCTGGGAATGTGCTAGTGATAGAAGATAATGAGCCTGCAGCAAAATGGTTAGCTTTGATCAATCAGTCACTAAATAAATCATCTGACTCGGCTTCAAGAGGATTAAGACCCTCGGCCTCCCTTGCTGGTTCCTTGTTCTTCTCAAAGCCTTCCCTTAAAAAGGTCAGTAAGACTTTTAGGGTCGAGAGCGGAAGGAAGCTGAAGACTTGCAACTGCATTCCTGAATTAGAAAGGAAGCAGAGTAAGGATTTCTGTTTCCGAAACCAACCACATATAAGCGAAGATGAATTTTCTttagaagaagatgatgatgtaTCTAATGGATTTGGCATTGGGGAGATATCCATTCCTTCAAGTAATGACCAGATGAAGTACAGCCTTATAGCCAGTAAGCAAATGGTGGGAATTTTTGTCACCGTGTGGGTGAGGAAGGAGCTTGTGCAGCATGTAAGCCACTTAAGGATCTCCTGCATTAGTCGTGGGATAATGGGCTGCCTCAGAAACAAG GGGTGTATTTCTGTGAGCATGTCACTCCATCAGACAAGCTTTTGCTTTGTCTGCAGTCACTTGGCATCTGGAGAGAAGGAGGGGGATGAGCTTAGAAGAAATACGGATGTCATAGAAATACTGAAAAACACTCAGTTTTCAAAGATATGCAGATCACCTTATAGTAGGGCGCCGGACAAAATTCTTGAACACGA cCGGGTTATATGGTTAGGGGACTTGAATTACCGAATAGCTTTGAGCTATGCTGAGACGAGAAAGCACCTGGAGCAGAATGCTTGGGATGCACTTCTGGACAAAGATCAG CTCAAAATTGAAAGAGAAGCAGGGCGAGTATTCCAGGGATGGAGAGAGGGAAAGGTCTACTTTGCACCCACGTACAAGTACTTCTACAACTCAGACACCTATGCTGGAGAggcaaattcaaaaaagaaaaggagaactCCAGCATG GTGTGACAGAATACTGTGGTACGGAGCAGGGATACGGCAACTTTCTTACATACGTCGGGAGTCTCAGTTTTCTGACCACCGCCCTGTTTGTGCAACATTTTTGGTGGATGTTGATGTGGTAACGGGCGGAATAAAGAAGGGACTATCTGATTCTAACATGAAAGTTGGGATTGAAGAGCTCTTACCTCCAAGA GTAGCACAACACAACAAAAGCCTGAAGAGGCCCCCCTAG